Proteins from one Bartonella sp. HY328 genomic window:
- a CDS encoding IMPACT family protein produces the protein MPFTLAQPTEIVEDIKKSRFLTRAFPIASLDEFDTMLTQLKASEEATHHCWAWKFGNAYRFSDDGEPTGTAGKPILNAIEGRDCDKVAIIITRWYGGIQLGTGGLARAYGGGAARCLQQGELVEIIAMAKCQIQLQFSEWPIVENRLANYKAMVLTQDFGANGVDLELEMPASNYLAFMDYLKDLTRGRIMLDCDEK, from the coding sequence ATGCCATTTACCCTTGCCCAACCAACCGAAATTGTAGAAGACATTAAAAAAAGTCGATTTTTAACCCGAGCTTTTCCTATTGCTTCGCTGGATGAATTTGATACAATGCTGACACAATTAAAGGCCAGTGAAGAGGCAACCCATCATTGTTGGGCATGGAAATTTGGCAATGCCTATCGCTTTAGCGATGATGGAGAACCAACTGGCACTGCTGGTAAGCCAATTTTAAATGCTATTGAAGGGCGTGATTGCGATAAGGTTGCCATTATTATCACCCGCTGGTATGGCGGCATACAGCTTGGCACTGGCGGCTTGGCGCGTGCTTATGGCGGTGGTGCAGCTCGCTGCTTGCAACAAGGCGAACTTGTGGAAATAATTGCAATGGCAAAATGCCAAATCCAATTGCAATTTTCCGAATGGCCAATTGTTGAAAACCGACTAGCAAATTATAAGGCAATGGTTTTAACTCAAGATTTTGGTGCTAATGGCGTTGACTTAGAGCTTGAAATGCCAGCCAGCAACTACCTAGCATTTATGGATTATCTCAAAGACTTGACACGCGGTAGAATTATGCTCGATTGTGATGAAAAATGA
- a CDS encoding NAD(P)-dependent oxidoreductase: protein MKIAIIAANGRAGQLLTKEALDRGHDVTAIIRKGVASDPRAKTYIKDLFDLTYQDLADFDVIINAFGVFTPDTLDQYQTSLAHLADILAGHPNRLLIVGGAGSLYLDESHTTRLVDSPDFPEEYKPLALSMATALDALKKRHDVNWTFLSPAAVFVADGVRTGKYQEGGEEFIVDSNGKSEISYADYAIAMIDESEQGNHIKQRYTVISQ, encoded by the coding sequence ATGAAAATAGCAATTATCGCTGCCAATGGCCGTGCAGGGCAATTATTAACAAAAGAAGCTTTGGATCGTGGTCATGATGTCACCGCGATTATCCGCAAAGGCGTCGCCTCTGATCCACGTGCAAAAACTTATATAAAAGATTTGTTTGATTTGACCTATCAAGATTTAGCCGATTTTGATGTTATTATTAATGCTTTTGGAGTCTTTACCCCCGATACATTAGACCAATATCAAACCTCGCTTGCGCATCTTGCTGATATATTAGCTGGCCATCCTAATCGTTTGCTGATTGTCGGTGGGGCAGGGAGCCTTTATTTGGATGAAAGCCATACGACGCGTTTGGTTGATAGTCCGGATTTTCCAGAAGAATATAAGCCTTTAGCACTTTCTATGGCCACCGCGCTGGACGCACTTAAAAAACGCCATGATGTCAACTGGACATTTTTAAGCCCAGCAGCTGTCTTTGTTGCTGATGGTGTACGCACTGGAAAATATCAAGAAGGCGGCGAAGAGTTTATCGTTGATAGCAACGGTAAAAGTGAAATTAGCTATGCCGATTATGCCATTGCAATGATTGATGAATCAGAACAAGGCAATCATATTAAACAGCGTTATACAGTGATTTCACAATAG
- a CDS encoding winged helix-turn-helix transcriptional regulator, producing MLPLPPCPVEITLLIIGNRWKPLIIRDLLDGTKRFGQLRKSIGDISQKVLTANLRELEEQGIVSRQIFAQVPPRVDYSLTKRGKTLEPILNAMAHWGESHRQALAMTRLQD from the coding sequence ATGCTTCCGCTACCGCCATGTCCTGTTGAAATTACCTTGCTTATTATCGGCAATCGCTGGAAACCGTTGATTATCCGAGACTTGCTTGATGGCACTAAGCGATTTGGACAGTTACGCAAAAGCATTGGCGATATTTCGCAAAAAGTACTGACTGCCAATTTACGTGAGCTGGAGGAACAAGGCATTGTGTCGCGCCAAATCTTTGCGCAAGTTCCGCCACGGGTCGACTATAGCCTCACAAAACGCGGTAAAACGCTTGAACCCATATTGAACGCAATGGCACATTGGGGCGAAAGTCACCGACAAGCATTAGCAATGACAAGATTACAGGACTAA
- a CDS encoding J domain-containing protein, whose translation MRDPYTVLGVARSAKPEEIKSAFRKLAKKYHPDHNKDDKNAQARFSEISQAYEILGDKEKRGQFDRGEIDSEGKPTYQGFQGTGGGSPFGDFGGGRRTSGFSTSGFDTDDSFFSEIFGRGASSPFGGGAHRAQQKRKGADITASISISLEQAVGADKVEAIFPNGKNLKIKLPEFVEDGQVIRLKGQGETMPGGTDGDALITIHFKKHPKFRLEGREIHFDLPVALKNAVLGAKEEVETLDGRVAVSVPAWSSSDRVLRLKGKGLPLKIGGRADFYVHIRIMLPQEKDEALIDFLKGDG comes from the coding sequence ATGCGTGATCCCTATACGGTTTTAGGCGTTGCACGTTCGGCAAAACCGGAAGAGATTAAATCGGCTTTTCGTAAATTAGCCAAAAAATACCATCCTGACCATAATAAGGATGATAAAAATGCTCAAGCACGGTTTTCCGAAATCAGTCAAGCCTATGAAATTTTAGGTGATAAAGAAAAACGGGGCCAGTTTGACCGCGGCGAGATTGATAGTGAAGGTAAGCCAACCTATCAAGGTTTCCAAGGGACAGGTGGCGGGAGCCCATTTGGAGATTTTGGCGGTGGAAGACGTACATCCGGCTTTAGCACGAGCGGCTTTGACACCGATGATTCGTTTTTTAGCGAAATTTTTGGTCGTGGCGCTTCATCACCCTTTGGCGGCGGTGCACATCGCGCCCAGCAAAAACGCAAAGGCGCAGATATAACTGCATCAATTTCAATCAGTCTTGAACAAGCGGTAGGGGCGGATAAGGTTGAAGCCATATTTCCAAATGGCAAAAATCTCAAGATTAAATTGCCCGAATTTGTTGAGGACGGTCAAGTCATTCGCTTAAAAGGCCAAGGTGAGACCATGCCAGGTGGTACTGATGGTGATGCCTTGATTACAATTCATTTTAAAAAGCACCCAAAATTCAGGCTTGAAGGGCGTGAGATCCATTTTGATTTACCGGTTGCCTTAAAAAATGCCGTTCTTGGTGCTAAGGAAGAAGTTGAAACTTTAGATGGTCGGGTTGCTGTTTCGGTTCCTGCTTGGTCAAGTTCTGATCGCGTCTTGCGGTTAAAAGGTAAGGGCTTACCACTAAAAATTGGTGGGCGTGCCGATTTTTATGTTCATATACGCATCATGCTGCCTCAAGAAAAAGATGAAGCGCTGATTGATTTTTTAAAGGGTGATGGCTGA
- a CDS encoding ketopantoate reductase family protein, with product MERPRILVLGAGGIGGYYGGRLAEIGGDVTFLVREKRQVNIEQNGLIIASPAGNAIIKAKTILASELQPNYDFIFLTCKAYDLEDAIAAIAPAMSEGASVIPFLNGMAHMDRLNEIFGKANVLGGSVIIQATLGQDGIIHHLNNTAALVFGEQDGGLSERTAILDSAFNGAKGLQVSAVPDILQRMWNKWVQLSAFAGMTCLMRASLGDINRAHGGREAMSRYIITNAEIAAHYGFAVNADAFDAIKHLLLDDQSVGTSSMLRDIEHGNRVEGDHILGDLLQRAEAANIKHPILELAYSHVKAYEERKKRETSPL from the coding sequence ATGGAACGGCCAAGAATATTGGTTTTAGGTGCTGGAGGAATTGGTGGCTATTATGGAGGACGCCTTGCCGAAATTGGCGGCGATGTCACTTTTCTCGTTCGGGAAAAACGGCAAGTCAATATTGAACAAAACGGCCTTATCATTGCAAGTCCTGCAGGCAACGCGATTATAAAGGCAAAAACTATACTCGCTAGCGAGTTGCAGCCAAATTATGATTTCATATTTTTAACCTGTAAAGCCTATGATCTTGAGGACGCTATCGCCGCGATTGCTCCAGCTATGAGTGAAGGGGCTTCAGTTATTCCATTTTTAAATGGCATGGCCCATATGGATAGATTGAATGAGATTTTTGGTAAAGCCAATGTTCTTGGCGGTTCGGTAATTATTCAGGCAACGCTTGGACAAGACGGTATTATCCACCACCTTAATAATACAGCTGCATTGGTCTTTGGTGAGCAAGATGGCGGATTGAGTGAGCGAACCGCAATACTGGACAGTGCATTTAATGGTGCTAAAGGATTACAAGTTTCAGCCGTTCCCGATATTTTGCAACGAATGTGGAATAAATGGGTGCAGTTATCGGCGTTTGCTGGCATGACCTGCCTGATGCGTGCAAGCCTTGGCGATATTAACCGTGCCCATGGTGGGCGTGAAGCCATGTCGCGCTATATCATTACCAATGCAGAAATTGCCGCCCATTATGGATTTGCGGTTAATGCAGACGCATTTGATGCTATAAAACATTTATTGTTGGATGATCAATCGGTTGGCACATCTTCAATGTTACGTGATATTGAACATGGCAATCGTGTCGAAGGCGATCATATTTTAGGTGACCTTTTACAACGCGCCGAGGCTGCAAATATTAAGCATCCAATTCTTGAGCTTGCCTATAGCCATGTCAAAGCATATGAAGAGCGTAAAAAACGTGAAACTAGTCCACTTTAA
- a CDS encoding tRNA-binding protein, with protein sequence MKVIDFADFEKVDIRVGKIIAAETFPQARKPAYKLLIDFGADIGIKKSSAQITSHYQLDDLVGKLVLAVVNFPPRQIGPFMSEVLTLGLPDEKGDVVLLTPDKTVPLGGRMF encoded by the coding sequence ATAAAAGTGATCGATTTTGCAGATTTCGAAAAAGTTGATATCCGTGTTGGCAAGATCATTGCGGCTGAGACTTTTCCGCAAGCCCGCAAGCCTGCTTATAAATTGCTGATTGATTTTGGGGCTGACATTGGAATTAAAAAATCATCAGCACAAATCACCAGTCATTATCAGCTTGATGATCTTGTTGGAAAGCTGGTTTTAGCGGTGGTCAATTTTCCGCCACGCCAAATTGGCCCTTTCATGTCTGAAGTGCTGACGCTTGGACTTCCCGATGAAAAAGGCGATGTTGTGTTGCTAACTCCCGATAAAACGGTACCACTTGGTGGACGTATGTTTTAA
- a CDS encoding M24 family metallopeptidase, giving the protein MGLYFSTEEFKKREARLIEKMTIDKLDAVVLFSQESLYWLTGFDTFGFCFFQCLIVKADGEKVLLTRLPDLRQAQETSTIKNIVIWRDRENANPAFDLRNLLSDMELLGCRIGLEYRSYGLDGASCRLVDEQLASFAKIVDISGVIDHLRLIKSQEEIAYIKKAAQLSDDVLDAALPKIQAGSDEGEILAAMIGANFIGGGDFPANDYIIGSGKDALLCRSKTGRRKLDDNDQLTLEWAGAYRHYHAPMLRTILIGTPTPRHHQLYDAAFEAILAIQTAMKPGAIFSGIFDTFTAVMEKHDLTRHRLSSCGYSIGARFAPTWMEMEHFEAESPFEIVPDMTLFAHAMLFDSDSGTAMTLGASYLIDEEGAKPLSRHTLNPILR; this is encoded by the coding sequence ATGGGTTTATATTTTTCTACCGAAGAATTTAAAAAGCGTGAAGCCCGCCTAATCGAAAAAATGACGATTGATAAACTGGATGCTGTGGTACTTTTTTCGCAAGAAAGTCTTTACTGGTTAACGGGCTTTGATACATTTGGCTTTTGCTTCTTTCAATGTCTTATTGTTAAAGCAGATGGTGAAAAAGTATTATTAACGCGTTTGCCAGATTTGCGCCAAGCGCAAGAAACATCAACAATCAAAAATATTGTTATTTGGCGTGACCGTGAAAATGCTAACCCAGCTTTTGATTTACGCAATCTTTTAAGCGATATGGAGCTTTTGGGTTGTCGTATTGGTTTGGAATATCGCTCTTATGGTCTTGATGGTGCAAGTTGTCGTCTTGTTGACGAGCAATTGGCTAGCTTTGCCAAAATTGTCGATATTTCTGGTGTGATTGACCATTTGCGTTTAATAAAAAGCCAAGAAGAGATTGCCTACATTAAAAAAGCTGCGCAATTATCCGATGATGTGCTTGATGCGGCTTTACCCAAAATTCAAGCAGGCAGCGATGAAGGTGAAATTTTAGCTGCTATGATTGGCGCTAATTTTATTGGTGGCGGTGATTTTCCAGCCAATGATTATATTATTGGTTCAGGTAAGGATGCGCTTTTATGTCGTTCTAAAACCGGTCGGCGCAAACTTGATGACAATGACCAATTAACCCTTGAATGGGCCGGAGCCTATCGCCATTATCATGCTCCGATGCTGCGCACGATATTGATCGGCACTCCAACGCCGCGCCATCACCAGCTTTACGATGCAGCATTTGAAGCCATTTTAGCTATTCAAACGGCAATGAAACCGGGGGCAATATTTTCTGGTATTTTTGATACGTTTACTGCCGTTATGGAAAAGCATGACTTAACACGCCATCGTTTGAGTTCTTGCGGCTACTCCATTGGTGCCCGCTTTGCACCGACATGGATGGAAATGGAACATTTTGAAGCAGAAAGCCCATTTGAAATTGTGCCCGATATGACACTTTTCGCCCATGCCATGCTTTTTGATTCAGATAGTGGTACGGCAATGACCCTAGGTGCTTCTTATCTTATTGATGAAGAAGGCGCAAAGCCATTGTCTCGCCATACGTTAAATCCAATTTTGCGTTAA
- the pgeF gene encoding peptidoglycan editing factor PgeF has protein sequence MNNKPMPIINTAFNDHCGSQIQHGFFTRQGGVSSGIYESLNLGQGSDDEPNLVLENRNRVAASFHITSDKLLTCYQVHSCDVVTVTAPFSSERPKADAMVTNVPGLALGILTADCGPLLFADSKSGIIGAAHAGWRGALYGIIDNTIAAMETLGSKREDIAVAVGPCIGPNNYEVGEEFLHSFLDLDANNMVYFRPSNRADHYFFNLWAFLTVRLRRNKVKDYALNLCTYADQARFFSYRRKTHQNEMDYGRQISAIMLGE, from the coding sequence ATGAATAATAAGCCTATGCCAATTATAAATACCGCCTTTAACGATCATTGCGGCTCGCAGATACAACATGGCTTTTTTACCCGTCAAGGCGGCGTATCAAGTGGCATTTATGAGAGCCTTAACCTTGGGCAAGGCTCTGATGACGAGCCCAATTTGGTGCTTGAGAATCGCAATCGCGTGGCCGCCAGTTTTCATATAACCAGCGACAAGCTTTTGACTTGCTATCAGGTGCATTCATGCGATGTCGTAACCGTGACAGCGCCTTTTTCCAGTGAGCGTCCAAAGGCTGATGCCATGGTAACCAATGTGCCGGGGCTTGCGCTTGGCATCTTAACTGCCGATTGCGGACCTTTATTATTTGCTGATAGTAAAAGTGGAATTATTGGTGCAGCCCATGCTGGTTGGCGCGGTGCTCTATATGGTATTATTGATAATACCATAGCCGCCATGGAGACCCTTGGTAGTAAACGTGAAGACATAGCGGTTGCGGTTGGCCCCTGTATTGGCCCCAATAATTATGAAGTTGGTGAGGAGTTTTTGCATAGCTTTCTTGACCTTGATGCTAATAATATGGTTTACTTTCGGCCATCGAACCGCGCGGACCACTATTTTTTCAATTTGTGGGCATTTTTGACTGTCCGTTTGCGCCGTAATAAAGTGAAGGATTATGCACTTAACTTGTGCACCTATGCTGATCAGGCACGGTTTTTTTCATATCGTCGTAAAACCCATCAAAATGAGATGGATTATGGTCGGCAAATTTCAGCGATTATGCTAGGGGAATAA
- a CDS encoding class I SAM-dependent methyltransferase — protein sequence MMMATPSINSLKEKLIVTIQEHGPLSISQFMTFCLADPQYGYYITADPFGRDGDFITAPEVSQMFGEMLGVWVVLSWRAMDKPADFSLCEMGPGRGTLMDDVLRTIKKLDLDCFKAANIFLVETSPKLREKQKQRLASHNSNITWIDHFSLLPPMPVILLANELFDCLPIYQYVFDGQNWRETMVGVSPDLSGELDLVFGLGSIIFPPSLPYAPSFIKEGDIIEVSPARESLMDEIAGHIAQYRGAALIIDYGAIEPKPADTLQAMSKHQFSDPLASPGKDDLTSHVDFAALNQRAQLMHCQTYMTTQGEFLLSLGLIERAQTLGQGRDSLFQEKIRNDVERLAGDDKISGKIGGKMGGLFKVLCVSDKNTHIIPFDQQS from the coding sequence ATGATGATGGCAACACCTAGCATTAATAGTTTAAAAGAAAAGCTTATTGTAACCATCCAAGAGCATGGTCCTTTAAGCATTAGCCAATTTATGACATTTTGTTTGGCTGATCCACAATATGGCTATTATATTACTGCTGATCCCTTTGGCCGTGATGGTGATTTTATCACTGCACCTGAAGTAAGCCAGATGTTTGGTGAAATGCTCGGTGTTTGGGTTGTTTTATCGTGGCGTGCAATGGACAAGCCTGCTGATTTTAGCTTATGTGAAATGGGGCCCGGACGCGGTACCTTGATGGACGATGTTTTGCGCACCATTAAAAAGCTAGATTTGGATTGCTTTAAAGCGGCTAATATTTTTCTTGTTGAAACTAGCCCGAAATTGCGAGAAAAGCAAAAGCAACGCCTTGCCAGCCATAATAGCAATATTACATGGATTGATCATTTTAGCCTACTTCCACCGATGCCGGTTATTTTGCTTGCCAATGAATTATTTGACTGTTTGCCGATCTATCAATATGTTTTTGATGGTCAAAATTGGCGAGAAACAATGGTTGGTGTTTCGCCTGATTTAAGTGGCGAACTGGATCTTGTTTTCGGTTTGGGCTCTATCATTTTTCCACCAAGTTTACCCTATGCTCCATCATTTATCAAAGAAGGTGATATTATTGAGGTGTCGCCAGCGCGTGAGAGCCTGATGGATGAAATAGCCGGCCATATAGCACAATATCGCGGTGCCGCCTTGATTATTGATTATGGTGCTATTGAGCCAAAACCCGCTGATACATTGCAAGCCATGTCAAAACATCAATTTAGTGATCCTCTTGCAAGTCCTGGAAAAGATGATTTAACATCACATGTGGATTTTGCTGCCCTTAACCAACGCGCGCAGCTAATGCACTGCCAAACCTATATGACCACTCAAGGCGAATTTTTATTGTCATTAGGGCTAATTGAGCGAGCGCAAACACTTGGGCAAGGCCGTGATAGCCTATTTCAAGAAAAAATCCGCAATGATGTCGAGCGGCTTGCTGGTGATGATAAAATTAGTGGGAAAATAGGTGGGAAAATGGGCGGGCTCTTTAAAGTATTATGTGTAAGTGATAAAAATACCCATATAATACCCTTTGATCAGCAATCCTAA
- the lgt gene encoding prolipoprotein diacylglyceryl transferase encodes MGSILSFSALAFPNIDPVIVHIGPFEPRWYGLGYVVGILFAWWYGKLLLRRPQFWKNNQPPMEPNKLDDFVIWAVLGVVVGGRLGEVLFYRPDFYFANPGKIIAVWDGGMSFHGGFIGMALAMVFFALKNKINTFSMFDTIAAGVPIGLGVVRVCNFINNELWGREAFTIPWAVLFPGEAGGIPRHPSQIYEALTEGLLLFIVLAIIIFAFKALKKPGLVSGTFVMGYGLARIFVEFFREPSGSFFALGWPNRDTAIHLLNADANGDWLTMGMLLSLPMVGVGLCMIIYALISNKATAQQV; translated from the coding sequence ATGGGTAGTATTCTTTCTTTTAGCGCTTTGGCATTTCCCAATATTGATCCTGTTATTGTTCATATTGGTCCTTTCGAGCCGCGCTGGTATGGCCTTGGCTATGTTGTTGGCATTCTTTTTGCTTGGTGGTATGGAAAATTATTGTTGCGCCGACCACAATTTTGGAAAAACAACCAGCCGCCAATGGAACCAAATAAGCTTGATGATTTTGTCATTTGGGCGGTATTAGGTGTCGTTGTTGGTGGTCGCTTAGGTGAAGTATTATTTTACCGCCCTGACTTTTATTTCGCTAATCCCGGTAAAATTATCGCTGTTTGGGATGGTGGCATGTCATTTCATGGTGGTTTTATCGGTATGGCACTTGCCATGGTATTTTTTGCACTTAAAAACAAAATTAACACATTTTCAATGTTCGATACCATTGCAGCTGGTGTGCCGATTGGCCTTGGTGTTGTGCGCGTTTGTAACTTCATCAATAATGAATTATGGGGGCGCGAAGCCTTTACTATTCCTTGGGCTGTATTATTTCCTGGAGAAGCAGGCGGCATTCCGCGTCATCCAAGCCAAATTTATGAAGCACTGACTGAAGGACTTTTACTATTCATTGTGCTAGCAATCATTATTTTTGCATTCAAAGCCTTGAAAAAGCCCGGTCTTGTTAGCGGTACATTTGTCATGGGCTATGGACTTGCCCGCATTTTTGTTGAGTTTTTCCGCGAGCCGAGCGGCAGTTTTTTCGCCCTTGGTTGGCCTAATCGCGATACAGCGATTCATTTATTAAATGCCGATGCCAATGGCGACTGGCTTACCATGGGCATGCTATTATCACTACCAATGGTTGGCGTTGGTTTGTGCATGATTATCTATGCTTTGATCAGCAATAAAGCAACCGCACAACAAGTTTGA
- a CDS encoding accessory factor UbiK family protein → MSNGSNRIFDDLAKLATDAAGAAQGVRQEVESAFRAQAERAVNKLDLVSKEEFEVVKALAVKALDANEALQKRVKILEEKLDLANKA, encoded by the coding sequence ATGAGCAACGGATCTAACCGTATTTTTGATGATTTGGCGAAGCTCGCAACCGATGCGGCTGGTGCTGCGCAAGGTGTGCGCCAAGAAGTAGAAAGCGCATTTCGCGCCCAAGCTGAGCGCGCTGTTAATAAGCTTGATCTTGTCAGCAAGGAAGAGTTTGAAGTAGTAAAGGCGCTAGCTGTTAAAGCACTTGATGCGAATGAAGCATTGCAAAAACGGGTAAAAATTCTGGAAGAAAAACTAGATTTGGCTAACAAAGCTTAA
- a CDS encoding YbjN domain-containing protein — protein MRLVHDAKEREAHPVDVIEQIAYGHDWSFERTAEDEIAVCITGSKAEYYVSFSWMEDFEALHLACSFTLNVDASRRSEMIDLLSIINEKMLVGHFDYWTEDRAVMFRQTLLLSGGLHPNDAQVKMLLMTALDACEEHFVACESVARDGMDAQVALRHAMFETIGNA, from the coding sequence ATGAGACTTGTTCATGACGCCAAAGAGCGTGAAGCACATCCAGTTGATGTGATTGAACAGATTGCATATGGGCATGACTGGTCTTTCGAGCGCACAGCCGAAGATGAAATTGCTGTTTGCATCACTGGCAGCAAAGCCGAATATTATGTTTCATTTTCGTGGATGGAAGACTTTGAAGCCTTGCATCTTGCTTGCTCTTTTACCTTAAATGTTGACGCATCACGTCGCAGCGAAATGATTGATCTTTTATCGATTATCAATGAAAAAATGCTGGTTGGCCATTTTGATTATTGGACCGAAGATCGTGCTGTTATGTTTCGGCAAACGCTATTGCTAAGTGGCGGCTTACATCCAAATGATGCACAGGTGAAGATGTTATTAATGACGGCGCTTGATGCATGTGAAGAACATTTTGTCGCTTGTGAGAGTGTTGCTCGCGATGGGATGGATGCACAAGTTGCGCTGCGCCATGCAATGTTTGAAACAATTGGTAATGCTTAA
- the hisD gene encoding histidinol dehydrogenase produces MVLILRQKSNDFEASFKEFLGSKREVSQDVDDIVRAVIHQVRDHGDEALIKYSQQFDNIDLRETGIAISQADIETAAAGIDSETMAALQLAHDRIKAYHQHQLPQDKKFSDDLGVELGWRWTAVESVGLYVPGGTASYPSSVLMNAVPAKVAGVERLVMVVPTPNGQINPLVLAAAKLAGVDEVYRVGGAQAIAALAYGTKTIAPVAKIVGPGNAYVAAAKRQVFGLVGIDMIAGPSEVLVLADKNNNADWIAADLLAQAEHDVAAQSVLITDDEDFAKEVEKAVEAQLKTRKRVNIAAQSWRDFGGIILVDNFHDAMPLVNRFAAEHLELAVQDPEALLPMVRNAGAIFLGCYTPEVIGDYVGGSNHVLPTARSARFSSPLSVFDFMKRSSVMKLNAEQLRILGPAAIRIAEEEGLDGHAYSVSVRLNL; encoded by the coding sequence ATGGTTCTCATTCTTCGTCAAAAAAGCAATGATTTTGAAGCAAGTTTCAAAGAATTTCTTGGCTCTAAACGAGAAGTTTCTCAAGATGTTGATGATATTGTGCGTGCGGTTATCCATCAAGTGCGCGACCACGGCGATGAAGCGTTAATTAAGTATTCGCAACAATTTGACAATATTGATCTTCGCGAAACAGGCATCGCCATAAGTCAAGCAGACATTGAAACCGCCGCCGCAGGTATTGATAGTGAAACTATGGCGGCTCTCCAGCTCGCCCATGACCGCATTAAAGCTTATCATCAACACCAATTACCGCAAGATAAAAAATTCAGCGATGATTTGGGCGTAGAACTAGGTTGGCGTTGGACGGCTGTCGAATCGGTTGGGCTTTACGTACCTGGCGGTACAGCAAGCTATCCAAGCTCGGTATTAATGAATGCAGTTCCGGCAAAAGTAGCTGGCGTTGAACGCCTTGTTATGGTGGTACCAACTCCTAATGGTCAAATTAACCCATTGGTGTTAGCGGCAGCAAAGCTTGCTGGTGTTGATGAAGTCTATCGCGTTGGCGGCGCGCAAGCCATTGCTGCCCTTGCTTATGGTACAAAAACCATAGCACCCGTTGCCAAGATTGTAGGCCCGGGCAATGCCTATGTTGCAGCGGCAAAACGTCAGGTATTTGGGCTTGTTGGCATTGATATGATTGCTGGCCCTTCCGAAGTTCTCGTGCTAGCCGACAAAAACAATAATGCCGATTGGATTGCTGCCGACCTTTTGGCACAAGCTGAACATGATGTTGCCGCCCAATCAGTGCTTATCACCGATGATGAAGATTTTGCAAAAGAAGTTGAAAAGGCCGTTGAAGCCCAGCTTAAAACACGCAAGCGCGTGAACATTGCCGCGCAAAGCTGGCGCGACTTTGGTGGGATTATTCTGGTCGATAATTTTCATGATGCAATGCCGCTGGTTAATCGCTTTGCTGCTGAACATCTTGAACTTGCTGTACAAGACCCAGAAGCTTTATTGCCAATGGTACGCAATGCTGGCGCCATTTTTCTTGGCTGTTACACGCCTGAAGTTATTGGCGATTATGTTGGCGGTTCCAACCATGTTTTACCAACGGCGCGTTCTGCTCGGTTTTCGTCCCCCCTTTCGGTGTTTGATTTTATGAAGCGCAGCTCAGTGATGAAATTAAATGCCGAACAATTACGCATTCTTGGCCCTGCCGCAATCCGCATCGCTGAAGAAGAAGGGCTTGATGGCCACGCTTATTCGGTTTCTGTACGTTTAAATCTTTAA
- a CDS encoding UPF0262 family protein — MSEFNENSRLIGIEFDETIGRSTPEVEHEREVAVFDLIEENQFFPSGDDIGGPYNLKLSLIEKRLVFDISRSDGTWVTTHILSLTPFRRIVKDYFLICESYYEAIRLAAPSKIEAIDMGRRGLHNEGSQTLLDRLSGKIDMDFKTARRLFTLLCVLHWRG; from the coding sequence ATGAGTGAATTTAATGAGAATAGTCGATTAATTGGCATTGAATTTGACGAGACTATCGGACGCTCTACCCCAGAGGTTGAACATGAGCGCGAAGTAGCTGTTTTCGACCTTATTGAGGAAAACCAATTTTTTCCTTCCGGTGACGACATTGGCGGGCCCTATAATCTCAAACTGTCCTTAATAGAAAAACGCCTTGTCTTTGACATTTCACGCAGTGACGGAACATGGGTCACCACCCATATTCTGTCATTGACGCCATTTAGGCGCATCGTAAAAGACTATTTTTTGATTTGTGAATCCTATTATGAAGCCATACGCCTTGCAGCACCTAGCAAGATTGAAGCCATCGATATGGGGCGGCGCGGCTTGCATAATGAGGGGTCACAAACCCTGCTTGACCGTTTAAGCGGCAAAATTGACATGGATTTTAAAACCGCGCGACGGCTTTTTACACTTTTATGCGTTTTACATTGGCGGGGCTGA